In a genomic window of Phragmites australis chromosome 14, lpPhrAust1.1, whole genome shotgun sequence:
- the LOC133890017 gene encoding putative non-specific lipid-transfer protein 14 — MAAAGWFLALAVALAAGALSSRCTTTAVARPSLYTGSSSSSSLDCGTVTSVLAGCAGFVKHGAAASSLLPAPGTPCCEGVAELYAVAADSADNWRSVCGCMAGLVRRYSSNASAIALLPVVCGVLPTGFKVDTLTYCRRCVRACTTRIHLSKWMVTLALILIIIFRSVRCSCSPP; from the coding sequence ATGGCGGCCGCGGGGTGGTTCCTGGCACTCGCCGTCGCCCTCGCTGCCGGCGCCCTGTCATCACGGTGCACCACGACGGCCGTGGCCAGGCCATCACTGTACACGggctcctcgtcctcgtcgtcgctggACTGCGGCACGGTGACGTCGGTGCTGGCGGGCTGCGCGGGCTTCGTCAAGCACGGCGCGGCGGCGTCGTCGCTCCTGCCGGCGCCCGGCACACCCTGCTGCGAGGGGGTGGCGGAGCTGTACGCCGTCGCTGCAGACTCGGCGGACAACTGGCGGTCGGTGTGCGGCTGCATGGCGGGGCTCGTGAGGCGGTACAGCTCCAACGCGTCCGCCATCGCTTTGCTGCCCGTCGTCTGCGGCGTCTTGCCTACAGGATTCAAGGTCGACACCCTCACCTACTGCAGAAGGTGCGTACGTGCGTGCACGACACGCATCCATCTCTCCAAATGGATGGTAACTTTGGCGCTAatattgattattatttttcgATCGGTACGTTGTTCTTGCAGCCCACCTTGA